One segment of Rattus norvegicus strain BN/NHsdMcwi chromosome 16, GRCr8, whole genome shotgun sequence DNA contains the following:
- the Ankrd10 gene encoding ankyrin repeat domain-containing protein 10 isoform X2, which translates to MSRFCPNGTLSGGHENILPNHINLGTNRKRCLEDSESLGVKKARTRVPSLDHTMPLANGDAEDDADRMHVDREFAAVSDMKNSSSVLNTLTNGSVINGHLDFPCVAQLNGMESRSDPCLTGSNGISNGQPFPSGQGPVCANGTEEPEKTMGVNPEMCGSLHLNGSPSSCVASRPSWVGDIGESLHYGHYHGFGDTAESIPELSSVLEHSSCVRVEQRYDSAVLGAMQLHHGS; encoded by the exons ATGAGCCGTTTCTGTCCTAATGGCACCTTGAGTGGAGGTCATGAGAACATACTTCCCAATCACATTAACCTGGGAACCAATCGAAAGAGATGCTTGGAAGACTCAGAGTCTTTGGGAGTGAAGAAAGCTAGAACCAGAG ttccAAGCCTGGATCACACCATGCCTCTAGCAAATGGTGATGCTGAAGACGACGCTGACAGGATGCACGTTGACAGAGAGTTTGCCGCTGTATCAG ATATGAAAAACAGTAGCTCCGTGTTGAATACACTGACAAACGGAAGTGTCATCAATGGACATTTGGACTTCCCCTGCGTGGCCCAGCTCAATGGGATGGAGAGCAGGAGTGACCCGTGCTTGACAGGATCTAATGGAATTAGCAATGGACAGCCATTTCCCAGTGGCCAGGGCCCTGTCTGTGCTAATGGGACTGAGGAGCCAGAAAAGACCATGGGCGTTAACCCGGAGATGTGTGGGTCTCTCCATCTGAACGGGAGCCCAAGTAGCTGTGTGGCCAGCAGACCATCTTGGGTGGGGGACATAGGGGAGAGCCTGCACTACGGACACTACCATGGGTTTGGGGATACTGCAGAGAGCATCCCTGAGCTGAGCAGTGTGCTGGAGCACTCAAGCTGTGTGCGGGTGGAACAGCGCTACGATAGTGCCGTCTTGGGCGCTATGCAGCTGCACCACGGCTCCTGA
- the Ankrd10 gene encoding ankyrin repeat domain-containing protein 10 isoform X3: MFSMASLLHTSILLSLRNASGLTAADIAQTQGFQECTQFLLSLQNHQMSRFCPNGTLSGGHENILPNHINLGTNRKRCLEDSESLGVKKARTRVPSLDHTMPLANGDAEDDADRMHVDREFAAVSDMKNSSSVLNTLTNGSVINGHLDFPCVAQLNGMESRSDPCLTGSNGISNGQPFPSGQGPVCANGTEEPEKTMGVNPEMCGSLHLNGSPSSCVASRPSWVGDIGESLHYGHYHGFGDTAESIPELSSVLEHSSCVRVEQRYDSAVLGAMQLHHGS, encoded by the exons CCTGAGAAATGCCAGTGGCCTGACAGCAGCAGACATTGCACAAACCCAGGGTTTCCAAGAGTGCACCCAGTTTCTCTTGAGCCTCCAGAACCATCAAATGAGCCGTTTCTGTCCTAATGGCACCTTGAGTGGAGGTCATGAGAACATACTTCCCAATCACATTAACCTGGGAACCAATCGAAAGAGATGCTTGGAAGACTCAGAGTCTTTGGGAGTGAAGAAAGCTAGAACCAGAG ttccAAGCCTGGATCACACCATGCCTCTAGCAAATGGTGATGCTGAAGACGACGCTGACAGGATGCACGTTGACAGAGAGTTTGCCGCTGTATCAG ATATGAAAAACAGTAGCTCCGTGTTGAATACACTGACAAACGGAAGTGTCATCAATGGACATTTGGACTTCCCCTGCGTGGCCCAGCTCAATGGGATGGAGAGCAGGAGTGACCCGTGCTTGACAGGATCTAATGGAATTAGCAATGGACAGCCATTTCCCAGTGGCCAGGGCCCTGTCTGTGCTAATGGGACTGAGGAGCCAGAAAAGACCATGGGCGTTAACCCGGAGATGTGTGGGTCTCTCCATCTGAACGGGAGCCCAAGTAGCTGTGTGGCCAGCAGACCATCTTGGGTGGGGGACATAGGGGAGAGCCTGCACTACGGACACTACCATGGGTTTGGGGATACTGCAGAGAGCATCCCTGAGCTGAGCAGTGTGCTGGAGCACTCAAGCTGTGTGCGGGTGGAACAGCGCTACGATAGTGCCGTCTTGGGCGCTATGCAGCTGCACCACGGCTCCTGA